From one Staphylococcus kloosii genomic stretch:
- a CDS encoding PTS fructose transporter subunit IIABC: MRITELLTKDTIAMDLNATEKNGVIDELVTQLDEAGILNDVESFKSAIFNRESQSTTGIGEGIAIPHAKVAAVNKPAIAFGKSQSGVDYQSLDMQPAHLFFMIAAPEGGAQTHLDALAKLSGILMDDKVRADLLAAQSPEEVLQIIDRADDEATEEENAEQQSVATTTSTDDEAKDEPYILAVTACPTGIAHTYMARDSLKKQAKQMGVQIKVETNGSGGVKNALTDEDIAKATGIIVAADVHVETDRFDGKNVVEVPVADGIKRPETLINLAQDTSRKPFVASGGKRNQAAEDNSKGIGKTIYKHLMNGVSNMLPLVISGGILMAIVFLFGANSFDPKSSEHNAFAEQLWNIGKNSAFALIIPILAGYIARSIADKPGFAAGLVGGMLAVSGDAGFIGGILAGFLAGYLTQGVKRLVNGLPQSLEGLKPTLIYPVLSVTITGLLMVYVINPPASWLNNLLLNGLNGLSGANIVLLGLVIGAMMAIDMGGPFNKAAYVFATAALTEGNSAPITAAMIGGMVPPIAISIAMLIFRKKFTKEQKGSIIPNFVMGFSFITEGAIPFAAADPLRVIPSMMVGSGVAGAIALGLGSAIQAPHGGIIVIFATDITHALQSLIAIIIGAVVAAIIYGLLKPKVTQVEAEASEAMNE; the protein is encoded by the coding sequence ATGAGAATAACTGAATTATTAACAAAAGATACGATAGCAATGGATTTAAATGCCACGGAGAAAAATGGAGTCATAGACGAGCTTGTAACTCAACTCGATGAAGCGGGAATTTTAAATGATGTTGAATCATTTAAATCAGCAATATTTAATCGTGAATCACAAAGTACTACTGGTATTGGTGAAGGTATAGCTATACCTCATGCTAAGGTTGCGGCTGTAAATAAACCAGCTATCGCCTTTGGTAAATCGCAAAGTGGTGTTGATTATCAAAGTCTTGATATGCAACCTGCCCATTTATTCTTTATGATTGCAGCTCCCGAAGGAGGCGCACAAACGCATCTCGACGCCTTAGCTAAGTTATCAGGTATATTGATGGATGACAAAGTTAGAGCAGATTTATTAGCGGCTCAATCACCTGAAGAAGTACTGCAAATTATTGACCGTGCAGATGATGAAGCAACTGAAGAAGAAAATGCTGAGCAACAAAGTGTTGCTACAACTACATCAACTGATGATGAAGCAAAAGATGAACCATATATATTAGCTGTAACTGCTTGTCCAACTGGTATTGCGCATACTTACATGGCAAGAGATTCATTGAAAAAACAAGCTAAACAAATGGGTGTACAAATAAAAGTAGAGACAAACGGTTCGGGTGGTGTGAAAAACGCACTGACTGATGAAGATATCGCTAAAGCTACTGGTATTATCGTTGCGGCGGATGTGCATGTTGAAACAGACCGTTTTGATGGTAAAAATGTAGTAGAAGTACCTGTTGCAGATGGTATAAAACGACCAGAAACGTTGATTAATTTAGCTCAAGATACATCTAGAAAACCATTTGTTGCGTCTGGTGGTAAACGTAATCAAGCGGCTGAAGACAATAGCAAAGGTATAGGGAAAACCATTTATAAACACCTTATGAATGGTGTATCGAATATGTTACCGTTAGTTATTTCTGGTGGTATCTTGATGGCAATCGTCTTTTTATTTGGTGCCAATTCATTCGATCCGAAAAGTTCTGAACATAATGCATTCGCCGAACAACTGTGGAATATTGGTAAAAATAGTGCCTTTGCATTAATTATTCCAATTTTAGCTGGTTACATTGCTAGAAGTATTGCGGATAAACCAGGTTTCGCTGCTGGTTTAGTAGGTGGTATGTTAGCTGTTTCAGGTGACGCAGGGTTTATTGGTGGTATTTTAGCAGGTTTCTTAGCAGGTTACTTAACTCAAGGCGTTAAACGTTTAGTTAATGGTTTACCTCAATCTTTAGAAGGTTTAAAACCAACTTTAATTTATCCGGTATTGTCAGTTACGATAACTGGACTATTAATGGTATACGTTATTAATCCGCCTGCTTCATGGTTAAATAACTTATTATTAAATGGTCTAAATGGTCTATCAGGTGCCAATATTGTGTTGCTTGGTTTAGTCATTGGTGCAATGATGGCTATTGATATGGGTGGTCCTTTCAATAAAGCAGCATATGTATTTGCGACTGCAGCGTTGACTGAAGGAAATAGCGCGCCAATTACTGCAGCAATGATAGGTGGTATGGTGCCTCCAATCGCAATCTCAATTGCTATGTTGATTTTCCGTAAGAAATTTACCAAAGAACAAAAAGGGTCAATTATTCCTAACTTTGTAATGGGATTCTCCTTTATAACTGAAGGTGCAATACCATTTGCGGCTGCCGACCCATTACGTGTTATTCCATCAATGATGGTTGGATCAGGTGTAGCAGGAGCTATCGCATTAGGATTAGGTTCAGCAATACAAGCGCCACATGGTGGTATTATCGTTATCTTTGCAACTGATATCACACATGCATTGCAATCATTAATTGCGATAATAATAGGTGCAGTTGTGGCAGCGATTATCTATGGTTTATTAAAACCGAAAGTTACACAAGTAGAAGCAGAAGCTTCAGAAGCTATGAACGAATAA